From the genome of Candidatus Saccharimonadales bacterium, one region includes:
- a CDS encoding GNAT family N-acetyltransferase, which translates to MTNTENIVLKQLSREYAEENAERLAVIASEIPGTSWTSEMVMAEEVPGESKQVPLLGKWRHSLVMEESEVPIALAIGYEVRNKDEISQALHLGALACDRAYKGRKLGEHLLARFLKNAIERGYVALSDTTMTFSLQTGADPENVSVRHLYEKYGFVADHEIVKPDGVKNVVMIARQDDVERAVTSNKDLV; encoded by the coding sequence ATGACTAACACTGAGAACATCGTCTTGAAGCAGCTGAGCCGCGAATACGCAGAAGAAAATGCCGAGCGTTTGGCTGTAATAGCGAGTGAAATTCCCGGCACGAGCTGGACATCCGAAATGGTGATGGCCGAGGAAGTACCGGGCGAATCAAAACAGGTGCCGCTACTGGGTAAGTGGCGACACTCTCTTGTAATGGAGGAATCGGAAGTTCCTATCGCGCTCGCAATTGGGTATGAAGTTCGAAATAAAGACGAAATAAGCCAAGCGCTTCACTTAGGCGCATTAGCTTGTGACAGGGCATATAAAGGAAGGAAATTGGGCGAACACTTGCTGGCGCGTTTTTTAAAAAATGCGATCGAACGAGGCTATGTTGCGCTAAGCGACACGACAATGACCTTTAGTTTACAGACGGGTGCTGATCCTGAGAATGTTTCTGTGCGGCACCTTTATGAGAAGTATGGGTTTGTTGCTGACCATGAAATAGTGAAGCCTGACGGTGTTAAGAACGTTGTTATGATTGCGCGCCAAGATGATGTCGAACGAGCCGTGACGAGCAATAAAGATCTTGTCTAA
- a CDS encoding RecX family transcriptional regulator, with protein MKITAISAQVKDKNRVNIMVDGVYRFSLDIFQVGELGIRVGKEYTDEELSALETESIFGKLYSRTLQFCMMRLHSAKEIQDYLWKKTRDTRTKTGEVRKGVSAEVTSRVFARLTEKGYVNDELFARHWVENRHMSKGASARKLIAELRSKGIEQSIIEKVMRETTRDDSDELMKMIAKKRQKYTDEQKLIQYLARQGFAFDDIKAALADI; from the coding sequence ATGAAGATAACGGCTATATCGGCCCAGGTGAAAGATAAGAACAGGGTAAACATCATGGTTGATGGTGTGTATCGTTTTAGTCTCGATATTTTTCAGGTTGGTGAGCTTGGTATCCGGGTAGGAAAAGAATACACCGATGAGGAGCTTAGCGCGCTTGAAACAGAAAGTATTTTTGGCAAACTGTATTCCAGGACGCTGCAATTTTGTATGATGCGGCTTCATTCGGCAAAAGAAATACAAGATTACCTTTGGAAAAAAACGCGAGATACACGGACGAAAACTGGTGAAGTCCGAAAAGGAGTCTCGGCAGAAGTAACCTCACGGGTATTTGCAAGGCTTACCGAGAAAGGGTATGTCAATGACGAGTTATTTGCGCGGCATTGGGTAGAAAATCGGCATATGTCAAAAGGTGCGAGTGCCAGAAAACTCATCGCGGAATTACGATCAAAAGGTATCGAGCAGTCGATTATTGAAAAAGTGATGCGGGAGACAACGCGCGACGACAGTGATGAGCTTATGAAGATGATAGCTAAAAAACGTCAAAAATATACCGATGAGCAGAAGCTTATCCAGTATCTTGCTCGTCAAGGATTTGCATTTGATGATATTAAAGCAGCACTTGCCGATATCTAA